Proteins encoded within one genomic window of Anastrepha ludens isolate Willacy chromosome 4, idAnaLude1.1, whole genome shotgun sequence:
- the LOC128862596 gene encoding zinc finger MIZ domain-containing protein 2 isoform X1, with protein MQLIVDKIPMFSKQTTKRNSKKKNDEMNAGAGSSRAPASGSQISPQLPDVQTQQQQQQVQQQQQQQQHIQQQQQSAQQNNTYGNYPTVYNTPTQNGIAPIGTYSMGELDTLRTLKNTFGPNSEFTTTGYGNYSNMVTANGGGLQQQQQMDNMSGMGSGYGQMSANQMHGGNVQNLYLNGNIGATGSGSPSATNMNSTGGIGGASQVASNPNVGMNAASNMQMGHVNAYNGGGGGGGPSGNPSVAPSRHQMNPMNQMQNMTMGGGPQLTPQQQQQAMNGLGPMAKMQGMANGGYARRSAPYPTPQMHAVQKRGNYASMGNPSLQNVPQQMSMQHYGPQMHPQAGGGVPVPMQAGAYGRGGPMVGYARANAMAPVGMGPGGGMGPSGMGPGSMGPGGMGPGGMCPSSMGPGGMGPGGMGPGGMGPGGVSAMQRGMPQGPGAYSAAMAHQQNQYYPGVNGGGGGGGMGPAGPGSLTNTGAMYQNQGFQQNYQHSPVPGNPTPPLTPACSVPYISPNPDIKPIMDNCDEMRLTFPVRDGIILPPFRLLHNLSVSNHVFHLKQNVYNTLMCRSDLELQLKCFHQDDRQMNTNWPHTVTVSANATPLTIERSEKTGQALRPLYLKAVCQPGRNTLQLTASSCCCSHLFVLQLVHRPSVRHVLQSLHKRNCLPVDHCVAKIKRNFMVCATTSVPLETGAGNMEATKCTKISLKCPIMKSRIRMPARGHECKHIQCFDLEAYLLMNCERGAWRCPECNKPALTESLEIDQYIWVILDKLSGTDVDEVIIDSSGNWRAAQGMHQGSPLSAMSTQMPSPMSGQMVGQVPGQMPGQMVGQTPNQMGGQMPGQIGPQMPGQIGAQMPGQMGGQMQGQIGQMGSQMPGQMSSQMGNQMPSQMGGQLVGQMAGQMGGPSVPSIKQENTFDDQSKVMSPWDNSQAMSPYMQHDMNAGTPNVPGAGQIRSPFDMYSGGDVGVTDQHTSDTGNSLDQLNAMEKSLTDQMPHTPHTPMHPMTPGGPPSVSSAHNEPSTPNANISNSSPQTPGTPGQPGGPASNRGAASESHQQQHQQQQHTQQSVQQSQQEQIINSLINSQPNGLSNLNETDLNAELNMDNNDGAGDLNLLPDVDPMEILSYLDPQPDLNTPPSSGSSNNNNNDDILSALFD; from the exons AAAAAATGATGAAATGAACGCCGGCGCCGGCTCCTCGAGGGCGCCAGCCTCCGGGAGCCAAATATCACCACAACTACCCGACGTACAAacgcagcaacagcagcagcaagtacaacagcagcagcagcagcagcaacacattcaacagcagcaacaatccGCTCAGCAGAACAACACATACGGCAACTATCCCACCGTATATAATACGCCCACACAGAATGGCATCGCACCCATCGGCACATATTCCATGGGCGAGCTAGACACTTTGCGCACACTAAAGAATACATTCGGCCCAAATTCCGAATTCACAACAACCGGCTACGGCAACTATAGTAATATGGTCACGGCTAACGGTGGTGGtctgcagcagcaacaacagatgGATAATATGAGTGGAATGGGCAGTGGATATGGGCAG AtgagtgccaatcaaatgcatGGTGGCAACGTGCAGAATCTTTACTTGAATGGCAACATCGGCGCTACTGGTAGTGGCAGCCCAAGTGCCACCAATATGAATAGCACGGGTGGCATTGGTGGTGCCTCTCAAGTGGCCAGTAATCCAAATGTTGGCATGAATGCCGCTTCCAACATGCAAATGGGTCATGTGAATGCGTATAAtggcggtggcggtggtggtggtccCAGCGGCAATCCCAGTGTTGCGCCATCTCGGCATCAa ATGAATCCTATGAACCAGATGCAGAATATGACTATGGGTGGCGGCCCACAGCTTACAccccaacagcaacaacaggcaATGAACGGCCTTGGCCCTATGGCCAAGATGCAAGGCATGGCGAATGGCGGTTATGCACGTCGTAGTGCGCCATATCCCACGCCACAGATGCATGCGGTGCAGAAACGCGGCAATTACGCTTCCATGGGCAATCCGTCATTACAGAATGTTCCTCAGCAAATGAGCATGCAACATTATGGTCCACAGATGCACCCGCAAGCTGGTGGCGGTGTACCGGTGCCTATGCAAGCGGGCGCCTATGGCCGTGGCGGCCCAATGGTTGGCTATGCCAGAGCTAATGCCATGGCTCCGGTCGGCATGGGTCCGGGCGGCGGTATGGGACCCAGCGGTATGGGTCCTGGTAGTATGGGTCCAGGTGGCATGGGTCCTGGTGGCATGTGCCCAAGTAGTATGGGTCCTGGTGGTATGGGTCCAGGAGGTATGGGACCTGGTGGTATGGGCCCTGGTGGTGTGAGTGCAATGCAACGTGGTATGCCACAGGGTCCAGGAGCTTACAGTGCCGCAATGGCGCATCAACAAAATCAATATTATCCAGGCGTAAAtggtggtggcggtggtggtggcaTGGGTCCGGCTGGTCCGGGTTCCTTAACGAACACCGGTGCGATGTACCAGAATCAAGG TTTCCAGCAAAATTACCAACACAGCCCAGTTCCTGGTAATCCAACGCCGCCATTAACACCTGCCTGCAGCGTTCCATACATCAGTCCGAATCCAGACATCAAACCAATTATGGACAACT GTGATGAGATGCGACTGACATTCCCAGTACGTGATGGCATCATACTTCCACCGTTCCGCTTGCTGCACAACCTCTCCGTCAGCAATCACgtatttcacttaaagcagaaTGTCTACAATACGCTCATGTGTCG CTCCGATCTTGAGCTGCAGTTGAAATGCTTCCACCAAGATGACCGGCAGATGAACACAAATTGGCCGCATACAGTAACGGTATCAGCCAATGCCACACCTCTCACGATCGAACGCTCCGAGAAAACGGGTCAAGCATTGCGGCCGCTATATTTGAAAGCGGTTTGTCAACCCGGACGCAATACTCTGCAACTTACCGCTAGTTCCTGCTGTTGT TCCCACTTGTTCGTGCTGCAGCTAGTCCATCGACCCTCCGTGCGGCATGTTTTGCAGAGTCTGCACAAACGGAACTGTTTACCCGTGGACCATTGTGTTGCCAAAATCAAACGCAATTTCATGGTGTGTGCAACAACCAGcgttccactagaaaccggtgcTGGCAACATGGAAGCAACCAAGTGCACCAAGATCTCATTGAAATGTCCGATCATGAAGTCTCGAATACGAATGCCTGCGCGAGGGCATGAATGCAAGCACATCCAGTGTTTCGATCTGGAAGCCTATCTGCTTATGAATTGCGAACGTGGCGCCTGGCGGTGTCCAGAATGCAA CAAACCTGCGCTGACTGAAAGCCTAGAAATCGATCAGTATATCTGGGTAATTTTGGATAAACTGAGTGGCACAGATGTGGATGAGGTAATCATCGATTCGAGCGGTAATTGGCGTGCGGCGCAAGGTATGCATCAAGGCTCACCGCTTAGCGCGATGTCTACACAAATGCCCAGTCCAATGTCGGGACAAATGGTGGGTCAAGTGCCAGGACAGATGCCAGGTCAAATggtcggccaaacaccgaatCAAATGGGCGGACAGATGCCGGGGCAAATTGGTCCACAAATGCCAGGCCAAATTGGGGCACAAATGCCAGGACAGATGGGAGGTCAGATGCAGGGTCAGATAGGTCAGATGGGAAGTCAGATGCCAGGGCAAATGTCAAGTCAAATGGGTAATCAAATGCCAAGCCAAATGGGTGGCCAGCTGGTAGGACAAATGGCCGGTCAGATGGGAGGTCCCAGTGTGCCGAGTATTAAACAGGAAAACACCTTCGACGATCAATCAAAAGTGATGTCACCATGGGACAACTCGCAGGCGATGAGTCCCTACATGCAACATGACATGAATGCAGGCACGCCTAATGTACCTGGCGCTGGCCAAAT tCGCAGTCCATTTGATATGTATAGTGGTGGAGATGTGGGCGTTACTGACCAACATACAAGTGATACTGGCAATTCTCTTGACCAGCTTAACGCCATGGAAAAGAGCTTAACAGATCAG ATGCCACACACGCCGCACACACCAATGCATCCGATGACACCCGGTGGTCCGCCAAGTGTAAGTTCGGCCCATAATGAACCCTCAACACCTAATGCGAATATTTCGAACTCCTCACCCCAAACACCTGGCACTCCCGGACAACCCGGCGGGCCAGCATCCAATCGAGGTGCTGCAAGTGAATCacatcagcagcagcaccaacaacaacagcatacgCAACAGTCAGTCCAGCAATCGCAGCAAGAGCAAATCATAAATTCGCTAATAAACTCCCAGCCCAATGGCCTGTCGAATCTCAATGAAACGGATTTGAATGCGGAATTGAATATGGACAACAATGATGGTGCTGGGGATTTGAAT
- the LOC128862596 gene encoding zinc finger MIZ domain-containing protein 2 isoform X2 — MNAGAGSSRAPASGSQISPQLPDVQTQQQQQQVQQQQQQQQHIQQQQQSAQQNNTYGNYPTVYNTPTQNGIAPIGTYSMGELDTLRTLKNTFGPNSEFTTTGYGNYSNMVTANGGGLQQQQQMDNMSGMGSGYGQMSANQMHGGNVQNLYLNGNIGATGSGSPSATNMNSTGGIGGASQVASNPNVGMNAASNMQMGHVNAYNGGGGGGGPSGNPSVAPSRHQMNPMNQMQNMTMGGGPQLTPQQQQQAMNGLGPMAKMQGMANGGYARRSAPYPTPQMHAVQKRGNYASMGNPSLQNVPQQMSMQHYGPQMHPQAGGGVPVPMQAGAYGRGGPMVGYARANAMAPVGMGPGGGMGPSGMGPGSMGPGGMGPGGMCPSSMGPGGMGPGGMGPGGMGPGGVSAMQRGMPQGPGAYSAAMAHQQNQYYPGVNGGGGGGGMGPAGPGSLTNTGAMYQNQGFQQNYQHSPVPGNPTPPLTPACSVPYISPNPDIKPIMDNCDEMRLTFPVRDGIILPPFRLLHNLSVSNHVFHLKQNVYNTLMCRSDLELQLKCFHQDDRQMNTNWPHTVTVSANATPLTIERSEKTGQALRPLYLKAVCQPGRNTLQLTASSCCCSHLFVLQLVHRPSVRHVLQSLHKRNCLPVDHCVAKIKRNFMVCATTSVPLETGAGNMEATKCTKISLKCPIMKSRIRMPARGHECKHIQCFDLEAYLLMNCERGAWRCPECNKPALTESLEIDQYIWVILDKLSGTDVDEVIIDSSGNWRAAQGMHQGSPLSAMSTQMPSPMSGQMVGQVPGQMPGQMVGQTPNQMGGQMPGQIGPQMPGQIGAQMPGQMGGQMQGQIGQMGSQMPGQMSSQMGNQMPSQMGGQLVGQMAGQMGGPSVPSIKQENTFDDQSKVMSPWDNSQAMSPYMQHDMNAGTPNVPGAGQIRSPFDMYSGGDVGVTDQHTSDTGNSLDQLNAMEKSLTDQMPHTPHTPMHPMTPGGPPSVSSAHNEPSTPNANISNSSPQTPGTPGQPGGPASNRGAASESHQQQHQQQQHTQQSVQQSQQEQIINSLINSQPNGLSNLNETDLNAELNMDNNDGAGDLNLLPDVDPMEILSYLDPQPDLNTPPSSGSSNNNNNDDILSALFD; from the exons ATGAACGCCGGCGCCGGCTCCTCGAGGGCGCCAGCCTCCGGGAGCCAAATATCACCACAACTACCCGACGTACAAacgcagcaacagcagcagcaagtacaacagcagcagcagcagcagcaacacattcaacagcagcaacaatccGCTCAGCAGAACAACACATACGGCAACTATCCCACCGTATATAATACGCCCACACAGAATGGCATCGCACCCATCGGCACATATTCCATGGGCGAGCTAGACACTTTGCGCACACTAAAGAATACATTCGGCCCAAATTCCGAATTCACAACAACCGGCTACGGCAACTATAGTAATATGGTCACGGCTAACGGTGGTGGtctgcagcagcaacaacagatgGATAATATGAGTGGAATGGGCAGTGGATATGGGCAG AtgagtgccaatcaaatgcatGGTGGCAACGTGCAGAATCTTTACTTGAATGGCAACATCGGCGCTACTGGTAGTGGCAGCCCAAGTGCCACCAATATGAATAGCACGGGTGGCATTGGTGGTGCCTCTCAAGTGGCCAGTAATCCAAATGTTGGCATGAATGCCGCTTCCAACATGCAAATGGGTCATGTGAATGCGTATAAtggcggtggcggtggtggtggtccCAGCGGCAATCCCAGTGTTGCGCCATCTCGGCATCAa ATGAATCCTATGAACCAGATGCAGAATATGACTATGGGTGGCGGCCCACAGCTTACAccccaacagcaacaacaggcaATGAACGGCCTTGGCCCTATGGCCAAGATGCAAGGCATGGCGAATGGCGGTTATGCACGTCGTAGTGCGCCATATCCCACGCCACAGATGCATGCGGTGCAGAAACGCGGCAATTACGCTTCCATGGGCAATCCGTCATTACAGAATGTTCCTCAGCAAATGAGCATGCAACATTATGGTCCACAGATGCACCCGCAAGCTGGTGGCGGTGTACCGGTGCCTATGCAAGCGGGCGCCTATGGCCGTGGCGGCCCAATGGTTGGCTATGCCAGAGCTAATGCCATGGCTCCGGTCGGCATGGGTCCGGGCGGCGGTATGGGACCCAGCGGTATGGGTCCTGGTAGTATGGGTCCAGGTGGCATGGGTCCTGGTGGCATGTGCCCAAGTAGTATGGGTCCTGGTGGTATGGGTCCAGGAGGTATGGGACCTGGTGGTATGGGCCCTGGTGGTGTGAGTGCAATGCAACGTGGTATGCCACAGGGTCCAGGAGCTTACAGTGCCGCAATGGCGCATCAACAAAATCAATATTATCCAGGCGTAAAtggtggtggcggtggtggtggcaTGGGTCCGGCTGGTCCGGGTTCCTTAACGAACACCGGTGCGATGTACCAGAATCAAGG TTTCCAGCAAAATTACCAACACAGCCCAGTTCCTGGTAATCCAACGCCGCCATTAACACCTGCCTGCAGCGTTCCATACATCAGTCCGAATCCAGACATCAAACCAATTATGGACAACT GTGATGAGATGCGACTGACATTCCCAGTACGTGATGGCATCATACTTCCACCGTTCCGCTTGCTGCACAACCTCTCCGTCAGCAATCACgtatttcacttaaagcagaaTGTCTACAATACGCTCATGTGTCG CTCCGATCTTGAGCTGCAGTTGAAATGCTTCCACCAAGATGACCGGCAGATGAACACAAATTGGCCGCATACAGTAACGGTATCAGCCAATGCCACACCTCTCACGATCGAACGCTCCGAGAAAACGGGTCAAGCATTGCGGCCGCTATATTTGAAAGCGGTTTGTCAACCCGGACGCAATACTCTGCAACTTACCGCTAGTTCCTGCTGTTGT TCCCACTTGTTCGTGCTGCAGCTAGTCCATCGACCCTCCGTGCGGCATGTTTTGCAGAGTCTGCACAAACGGAACTGTTTACCCGTGGACCATTGTGTTGCCAAAATCAAACGCAATTTCATGGTGTGTGCAACAACCAGcgttccactagaaaccggtgcTGGCAACATGGAAGCAACCAAGTGCACCAAGATCTCATTGAAATGTCCGATCATGAAGTCTCGAATACGAATGCCTGCGCGAGGGCATGAATGCAAGCACATCCAGTGTTTCGATCTGGAAGCCTATCTGCTTATGAATTGCGAACGTGGCGCCTGGCGGTGTCCAGAATGCAA CAAACCTGCGCTGACTGAAAGCCTAGAAATCGATCAGTATATCTGGGTAATTTTGGATAAACTGAGTGGCACAGATGTGGATGAGGTAATCATCGATTCGAGCGGTAATTGGCGTGCGGCGCAAGGTATGCATCAAGGCTCACCGCTTAGCGCGATGTCTACACAAATGCCCAGTCCAATGTCGGGACAAATGGTGGGTCAAGTGCCAGGACAGATGCCAGGTCAAATggtcggccaaacaccgaatCAAATGGGCGGACAGATGCCGGGGCAAATTGGTCCACAAATGCCAGGCCAAATTGGGGCACAAATGCCAGGACAGATGGGAGGTCAGATGCAGGGTCAGATAGGTCAGATGGGAAGTCAGATGCCAGGGCAAATGTCAAGTCAAATGGGTAATCAAATGCCAAGCCAAATGGGTGGCCAGCTGGTAGGACAAATGGCCGGTCAGATGGGAGGTCCCAGTGTGCCGAGTATTAAACAGGAAAACACCTTCGACGATCAATCAAAAGTGATGTCACCATGGGACAACTCGCAGGCGATGAGTCCCTACATGCAACATGACATGAATGCAGGCACGCCTAATGTACCTGGCGCTGGCCAAAT tCGCAGTCCATTTGATATGTATAGTGGTGGAGATGTGGGCGTTACTGACCAACATACAAGTGATACTGGCAATTCTCTTGACCAGCTTAACGCCATGGAAAAGAGCTTAACAGATCAG ATGCCACACACGCCGCACACACCAATGCATCCGATGACACCCGGTGGTCCGCCAAGTGTAAGTTCGGCCCATAATGAACCCTCAACACCTAATGCGAATATTTCGAACTCCTCACCCCAAACACCTGGCACTCCCGGACAACCCGGCGGGCCAGCATCCAATCGAGGTGCTGCAAGTGAATCacatcagcagcagcaccaacaacaacagcatacgCAACAGTCAGTCCAGCAATCGCAGCAAGAGCAAATCATAAATTCGCTAATAAACTCCCAGCCCAATGGCCTGTCGAATCTCAATGAAACGGATTTGAATGCGGAATTGAATATGGACAACAATGATGGTGCTGGGGATTTGAAT